A DNA window from Acidimicrobiales bacterium contains the following coding sequences:
- a CDS encoding multicopper oxidase domain-containing protein yields MHTEPHSKTKSLDRPRPVGQESKLITAAITLVLAASVVGWQHLLHATLLVRSDDAWSAHLPHLMRDIALAIPLATVAVVSGRNISSLVDRSGRPWPRAALTSLIFSMTMLIGVPIHGKIDAAFGGHVETGPWLSHAIRDALVGQLVAFPLLVLAIYACTNPAEVLTRRMVVRAAAVTTAVCALAVAGAGGIVVVASGTILVMLVSVERPTATRIALAGALMAGSLALPGPIGLSDPSPAAAAVDADGCEVGANVRTYDVAAINVDMVLNRFGDHDPTAMMYVLENRIADVRAQEASGEVTPGLRKDPIQALVIRANVGECLEINFRNDLAIDASMNVIGLPYTAANGAGFVGLNPDTLAAPGATLTYRFSIPSDPAVEGAYTFHSMNDPRQTMAHGLFGTLVIEPAGSIYLDPEDSSVQIESGWEAIIVDPRGVDFREFVINMHEVGDEIFEVLDANDNPLPLVDDITGSYRPASRALNYRSEPFRNRLGLGADKSLAYSSYTFGDPATPIPRSYLGEPTKTRLTHPGSEMFHVYHLHGGGDRWPRNPGASTSNFASGLDKQQPADVQSTHLDSQAVGPGETFNLEHACGAGGCQQAAGDFLFHCHIGPHYVSGMWSFWRVFDTQQADLAVMPPDAGYLPPPVAAAGNSIDLIGTVIDGQTLVPAIDADLPSELAIEDYVASLLPPQGVRIDDQDATVWDWTIEYVGGDPRQPLVLGEPDDTTVWPNYESPTPGVRPEVQFNLSNGRYAWPLFRPHLNQRPPFSPNGHSGTPWLGSDVTGTRPDGLCPTDTQVPGRRILDYPVTAIDVPIPITDAVTDPLGMLYALSEDVDEIRAGTQTAEPLVLRSNVGDCIDVILTSEQEDVNHGDFAKVNMHTHFVQFDPQASDGVITGMSYEQSVRPYESENRTLTAAAGVGDTVIAVTNTDRLRVGISIGVGLGEGMCDPATGAPVADPDNADRACTEIRNIVALTPTSITLDAPLQNDHALGEAVGVEFVQYRWYSDTEAGTVFFHDHVDFNNWFHGLFAAHIIEPAGSTWHDPQTGAEVRTGTVADIHAPASASVGVGQSGSFREFMVFLHNGANVVDGLNEFAFATINMRSAPLPDRDPDFPFSSVTNDDPATPVFRAYVGDDVVVRNLGVVERVGALRVTGHRYLEDRWDPNSAVEETSSVGISAREDLVLIDGAGGSAGLPGDYLYYSTKAQDTDMGAWGIIRVHDREEPDLMPLPDVAAPPSGNGFPDQTFTGLAPDVANNPGDVCPGDAPIRTYDITAFTPPLAAGEVATTAFALTSDVIDILNGVKPLEPLVLRVEEGECLEITVNNNANHRVVFNVGELTSDVQQSSGMAVGFNEDSSIPIFGSQDFQYYADSADVGMAMIYDLSNIELVLLAGGFGAIIVEPAGSTWLDTSTATPIETGLEAIIVRADGSSFREFVALFQDADDKIGSSSMPYPEFVRQPAAINYATDPLRDGGRMDLAATELAFSTAEHGDPANLFEAYVGDEVVFRLGMAAGMQAHVFGVGGHLFPWDNDITGSDLLAAKGLLPGETFDLVLHNGAGGGVESGADYLFGDYRMPFLEGGMWGILRTHDTVQAGLAELPKPALGQLRLTTTPALPTQIVIDGEPRQRWGLDWMGIEPGEHEVCYTDIIGWITPACDTVTVTSGQITTHDVNFQQAGNLRVITNPPVPSTISINGVAVDDWGYWSDVAPGDYEVCFGNVAGMDAPACETRTVNAGDAEVVTGDFSANPAAPGPGPHGLLRVTSNPPVPTQIYIDGEPVNQWGISWMKAEPGWHEVCFGDVIDFDTPNCQTVLVEVGQTTFVEGMFQHRGWLRVVTDLPHDSVIYANGVPRNNWGMWVDLPLGTYEVCFGESDGFTPPCETVAVADGVTTLVTGTWP; encoded by the coding sequence ATGCACACTGAGCCACACTCCAAGACCAAGTCGCTCGATCGGCCTAGGCCCGTTGGTCAAGAATCCAAACTGATCACCGCCGCGATCACGCTGGTGTTGGCCGCCAGCGTGGTCGGCTGGCAGCACTTGCTGCACGCCACCCTGCTGGTGCGTTCCGACGACGCATGGTCTGCCCACCTCCCTCACCTGATGCGAGACATCGCCCTTGCCATACCGCTCGCCACCGTGGCGGTCGTGAGCGGTCGCAACATCTCCTCCCTCGTCGATCGCTCGGGCCGCCCCTGGCCAAGGGCAGCCCTCACGAGCTTGATCTTCTCGATGACCATGCTCATCGGGGTGCCCATTCACGGCAAGATCGATGCGGCGTTCGGCGGCCATGTCGAAACGGGACCGTGGCTTTCGCACGCCATTCGTGATGCTCTCGTCGGGCAACTCGTCGCTTTCCCACTGCTGGTGCTCGCGATCTATGCGTGCACGAATCCGGCCGAGGTGTTGACGCGACGCATGGTCGTCCGCGCCGCTGCCGTTACAACAGCGGTGTGCGCCCTGGCGGTAGCCGGCGCCGGCGGAATCGTCGTCGTCGCCTCCGGAACGATCCTGGTGATGCTGGTCTCGGTCGAACGCCCAACCGCAACGCGCATTGCGCTTGCAGGCGCACTGATGGCCGGGTCCCTTGCACTGCCTGGACCCATCGGGCTCAGCGACCCCTCGCCCGCGGCTGCCGCTGTCGACGCGGACGGCTGCGAGGTCGGTGCCAATGTGCGCACCTACGACGTCGCTGCCATCAACGTGGACATGGTGCTCAACCGCTTCGGCGACCACGACCCGACGGCGATGATGTACGTGCTCGAGAACCGCATCGCGGACGTTCGCGCTCAGGAGGCGTCCGGCGAGGTGACACCGGGCCTCCGCAAGGATCCGATCCAGGCCCTGGTCATCAGGGCCAACGTAGGCGAGTGTCTCGAGATCAACTTCCGCAATGACCTGGCGATCGACGCGTCGATGAACGTCATCGGTCTTCCCTACACCGCCGCCAACGGTGCCGGCTTCGTGGGCCTCAACCCCGACACCCTGGCGGCTCCTGGCGCCACGCTGACCTATCGATTCTCGATTCCGTCCGATCCGGCTGTGGAAGGTGCTTACACCTTCCACAGCATGAACGACCCCCGCCAAACGATGGCGCATGGCCTCTTCGGAACCCTCGTGATCGAGCCCGCGGGCTCGATCTACCTGGACCCGGAAGACTCCTCAGTCCAGATCGAGAGCGGGTGGGAAGCGATCATCGTCGATCCCCGCGGTGTCGACTTCCGCGAGTTCGTCATCAACATGCACGAGGTCGGCGACGAGATCTTCGAAGTCCTCGACGCCAACGACAACCCGCTGCCGCTGGTCGACGACATCACCGGTTCGTATCGGCCGGCCTCGCGAGCCCTGAACTACCGGAGCGAGCCGTTCCGCAACCGCCTTGGGCTTGGCGCCGACAAGTCCCTGGCCTACTCGTCGTACACGTTCGGCGACCCCGCCACGCCGATTCCGCGGTCGTACCTCGGCGAACCGACGAAGACCCGACTCACGCACCCCGGCAGTGAGATGTTCCACGTCTATCACCTGCACGGTGGCGGCGATCGCTGGCCGCGCAACCCTGGGGCCTCGACCTCGAACTTCGCGTCGGGCCTCGACAAACAACAGCCGGCTGACGTGCAGTCGACGCACCTCGACAGCCAGGCCGTCGGACCGGGCGAGACGTTCAACCTCGAGCACGCATGTGGTGCGGGCGGCTGCCAGCAGGCCGCAGGCGACTTCTTGTTCCACTGCCACATCGGCCCCCACTACGTATCGGGCATGTGGTCGTTCTGGCGGGTCTTCGACACCCAACAAGCCGACCTCGCGGTAATGCCGCCAGATGCTGGATACCTGCCGCCGCCGGTGGCAGCCGCAGGCAACTCGATAGACCTCATCGGGACGGTCATCGACGGCCAGACGCTGGTTCCGGCAATCGACGCCGACCTGCCCTCCGAACTCGCCATCGAGGACTACGTCGCCTCGCTGCTGCCACCCCAGGGTGTGCGCATCGACGACCAGGACGCCACGGTGTGGGACTGGACCATCGAATACGTCGGCGGAGACCCACGCCAACCCCTGGTACTGGGCGAACCCGACGACACCACGGTTTGGCCGAACTACGAGTCTCCGACTCCGGGCGTGAGGCCTGAGGTCCAGTTCAACCTGAGCAACGGACGTTATGCGTGGCCCCTGTTCAGGCCCCATCTGAACCAGCGACCGCCGTTCTCGCCCAACGGGCATTCGGGCACCCCGTGGCTGGGTTCCGACGTCACCGGAACGCGACCCGATGGTCTTTGTCCGACCGACACCCAGGTGCCCGGGCGGCGAATACTCGACTATCCGGTCACCGCCATCGACGTGCCCATCCCGATCACCGACGCAGTCACCGACCCCCTCGGGATGCTCTATGCCCTGAGTGAGGACGTCGACGAGATCAGGGCGGGTACCCAGACGGCCGAGCCGTTGGTGCTGCGGTCCAACGTCGGCGACTGCATAGACGTGATCCTCACCAGCGAGCAGGAGGACGTAAACCACGGTGACTTCGCCAAGGTCAACATGCACACCCACTTCGTGCAGTTCGACCCACAGGCATCCGACGGCGTCATCACCGGCATGTCCTACGAGCAGTCTGTGAGGCCCTACGAGTCCGAGAACCGCACGCTCACAGCCGCGGCGGGCGTAGGCGACACCGTCATAGCCGTCACCAACACAGACCGATTGCGGGTCGGCATCTCGATCGGCGTGGGTTTGGGTGAAGGCATGTGCGACCCGGCCACGGGAGCACCGGTGGCCGATCCTGACAACGCCGACCGGGCGTGCACCGAGATACGCAACATCGTCGCCCTGACACCGACGTCCATAACGCTCGATGCTCCGCTGCAGAACGACCACGCCCTCGGCGAGGCCGTGGGAGTCGAGTTCGTGCAGTACCGCTGGTACTCCGACACCGAGGCCGGCACCGTGTTCTTCCACGACCACGTCGACTTCAACAACTGGTTCCACGGCCTGTTCGCAGCCCACATCATCGAGCCCGCGGGCTCTACCTGGCACGACCCCCAGACAGGGGCCGAAGTCCGCACCGGAACGGTCGCCGACATCCACGCTCCGGCCAGCGCCAGCGTCGGGGTGGGCCAGTCGGGCAGCTTCCGTGAGTTCATGGTGTTCCTGCACAACGGAGCCAACGTCGTCGACGGACTCAACGAGTTCGCCTTCGCCACCATCAACATGCGATCGGCTCCATTGCCCGACCGTGACCCCGATTTCCCGTTCTCGTCGGTGACCAACGACGACCCGGCCACACCGGTGTTCCGCGCCTACGTCGGCGACGACGTAGTGGTCCGCAACCTCGGCGTCGTCGAGCGGGTTGGAGCGCTACGGGTGACCGGCCACCGCTATCTCGAGGACCGCTGGGATCCGAACAGTGCCGTCGAAGAAACATCTTCGGTCGGGATCTCGGCCAGGGAAGATCTGGTGCTGATCGATGGCGCCGGTGGGTCCGCAGGCCTTCCCGGCGACTACCTCTACTACAGCACCAAAGCCCAGGACACCGACATGGGCGCTTGGGGCATCATTCGGGTGCACGACCGAGAAGAGCCCGACCTGATGCCGCTTCCCGACGTGGCCGCGCCACCGTCCGGGAACGGCTTCCCCGACCAGACCTTCACCGGACTGGCCCCAGACGTAGCCAACAACCCCGGCGATGTGTGCCCTGGCGACGCGCCGATACGTACCTACGACATCACGGCGTTCACCCCGCCTCTCGCCGCCGGCGAAGTCGCGACCACGGCCTTCGCGCTGACAAGCGACGTCATCGACATCCTCAATGGTGTCAAGCCGCTCGAGCCGCTTGTGCTGCGGGTCGAGGAGGGCGAGTGTCTCGAGATCACGGTGAACAACAACGCCAACCACCGCGTGGTGTTCAACGTCGGCGAGCTGACGTCGGACGTACAGCAATCGTCTGGCATGGCGGTCGGATTCAACGAGGACTCGTCCATTCCGATCTTCGGGTCTCAGGACTTCCAGTACTACGCCGATTCGGCCGATGTCGGTATGGCGATGATCTACGACCTGAGCAACATCGAGCTGGTGCTGCTGGCAGGCGGATTCGGAGCCATCATCGTCGAACCCGCCGGCTCGACCTGGCTAGATACGTCGACCGCCACCCCAATCGAGACCGGGCTCGAAGCCATCATCGTGAGGGCCGACGGAAGTTCGTTCCGCGAGTTCGTCGCCTTGTTCCAGGATGCCGACGACAAGATCGGCTCCAGTTCCATGCCGTACCCGGAGTTCGTTCGTCAGCCCGCTGCCATCAACTACGCCACGGACCCGCTTCGAGATGGTGGCCGAATGGACCTGGCAGCTACCGAACTGGCGTTCAGCACCGCAGAACACGGCGATCCGGCCAACCTGTTCGAGGCCTACGTCGGCGATGAGGTCGTGTTCAGGCTCGGGATGGCAGCCGGCATGCAGGCACACGTGTTCGGGGTGGGCGGCCATCTGTTCCCATGGGACAACGACATCACCGGATCCGACCTGCTGGCGGCCAAGGGCCTGCTGCCTGGAGAGACCTTCGACCTGGTGCTGCACAACGGGGCGGGTGGCGGTGTCGAGTCCGGCGCCGACTATCTGTTCGGCGACTACCGCATGCCATTCCTAGAGGGAGGCATGTGGGGAATTTTGCGCACCCACGACACCGTGCAGGCCGGCCTGGCCGAACTGCCGAAGCCCGCTCTGGGGCAGCTGCGGCTGACGACCACCCCGGCCCTGCCCACCCAGATCGTCATCGACGGAGAGCCCAGACAACGCTGGGGCCTCGACTGGATGGGCATCGAGCCGGGTGAACACGAGGTGTGCTACACCGACATCATCGGCTGGATCACGCCCGCTTGCGACACCGTGACGGTCACCTCCGGACAGATCACGACCCACGACGTCAACTTCCAGCAGGCTGGCAACCTGAGGGTCATCACCAACCCACCGGTGCCGTCGACGATCTCGATCAACGGGGTCGCCGTCGACGACTGGGGCTACTGGTCAGACGTCGCACCCGGCGACTACGAGGTGTGCTTCGGCAATGTCGCAGGCATGGACGCCCCGGCATGCGAAACCCGAACCGTGAACGCCGGTGACGCCGAGGTGGTGACGGGCGACTTCAGCGCCAATCCGGCTGCCCCTGGGCCTGGCCCGCACGGGCTGTTGCGAGTCACCTCCAACCCACCGGTCCCGACCCAGATCTACATCGACGGCGAGCCGGTCAACCAGTGGGGTATCAGCTGGATGAAGGCCGAACCGGGTTGGCACGAGGTGTGCTTCGGTGATGTCATCGACTTCGACACGCCCAACTGTCAGACCGTGCTGGTCGAGGTGGGTCAGACGACATTCGTCGAGGGGATGTTCCAACACCGCGGCTGGCTGCGGGTCGTGACCGATCTGCCGCATGACTCGGTGATCTATGCCAACGGAGTGCCTCGAAACAACTGGGGAATGTGGGTAGACCTTCCCCTCGGCACCTACGAGGTCTGCTTCGGTGAATCCGACGGGTTCACGCCTCCGTGCGAGACGGTGGCCGTGGCCGACGGTGTCACCACGCTGGTGACGGGCACCTGGCCCTAG
- a CDS encoding potassium channel family protein produces MIAAPVFIRALRALVADPAARGLAGTALLTVVGGTVFYQRVEDLTWVDSLYLTVMTLTTVGYGDVSPQTQGGRLFTVFYVLVGIGLIAALISELARAVMADNKT; encoded by the coding sequence GTGATTGCTGCTCCCGTGTTCATCAGGGCGCTTCGAGCGCTCGTGGCCGACCCGGCGGCTCGAGGTCTCGCCGGAACTGCGTTGTTGACCGTCGTGGGCGGAACGGTGTTCTACCAGCGGGTGGAGGATCTGACTTGGGTCGACTCGCTTTATCTGACCGTCATGACCTTGACCACTGTCGGCTACGGCGACGTTTCACCTCAGACACAGGGCGGTCGTCTGTTCACCGTGTTCTACGTTCTGGTCGGAATCGGATTGATAGCGGCGCTGATCTCGGAGCTTGCCCGCGCGGTGATGGCTGACAACAAGACCTGA